One part of the Saprospiraceae bacterium genome encodes these proteins:
- a CDS encoding ABC transporter permease has translation MSIISFKTAYRSLVKRKGFSLLNMLGLAIGMTSCLLIFHYVSFERSFDNFSNQGNQVVRLRLDNYRQGTLSWKSATSYPAIGPTMKKEFPEVEDFCRLYDYAIILSNPGNNVKYSETKGYYADASAIPMLGVDIIAGTSVNALSEVKQMVISESMAKKYFGHEDPMGKRLLIGDEDLGADNALMITGVFKDFPVNSHLQLNYLVSYKTFQYRLNAQGDTTNASETEWGWYDFYTYLQLKKGTDLKKFEAKFPAFCNTHMNNGDYSKKNNIIDALSLIPLKDIHLYSNYNQEAEVNGNGQAVSFLFLIALFILGIAWVNYINLSTARSVERAKEVGVRKVMGAQRSSLIQQFLTESLLLNLLSFIISLIVFSLILHPFDVFTGKSYLSYTLMSAQYWILFSMMFIVGTLLSGMYPAIVLSGFQPVTVLKGMFKNSSSGVLLRKSLIITQFVTSVVLIAGTIIVFNQLKYMRSHDLGANIDRTVVLSGVQTVTDSMYNDLFSPFKSAVLSGAQVASVSASTSVMGKEIYWTNGVQRVDVPEASAHTMYNMGVDYDFIPSYQIKMIAGRNYAKEFSTDNRGVILTENGARELGFTDMNDAINKKLKRGRDTLTILGIAASYHHQGLQKSLDPMIILLRPNARNYYSVKLKSGNTAQALAQIESEWNKFFPKDPFNYFFLDEAYNEQYKGETLFGKVFAIFAILGILIACFGLLGLSAYNVIQRTKEIGIRKVIGASEVNILKLLTKDFILLVLIALVIAIPLCYWIMKNWLAGFAFRTTLDWKVFLISGGIALLIAFITISVQAFKAITSKPVTSLRME, from the coding sequence ATGTCCATAATCTCATTTAAAACAGCTTATCGCAGTCTGGTCAAAAGAAAGGGTTTCTCACTGCTCAATATGCTAGGACTGGCTATCGGTATGACTTCATGCCTTTTAATATTTCATTATGTGTCTTTCGAAAGAAGTTTTGACAATTTTTCTAATCAGGGAAATCAAGTGGTTCGGTTGAGATTGGACAATTATCGACAAGGTACCTTGTCATGGAAGTCTGCTACTTCTTATCCTGCAATTGGTCCAACGATGAAAAAGGAATTTCCCGAAGTGGAAGATTTTTGTCGTTTATATGATTATGCCATTATCTTAAGCAATCCCGGCAATAATGTCAAATACTCCGAGACAAAGGGATATTATGCGGATGCGTCAGCGATTCCTATGTTGGGTGTTGATATTATCGCTGGCACTTCCGTTAATGCATTGAGTGAGGTCAAGCAAATGGTCATTTCAGAATCAATGGCGAAAAAATATTTTGGGCATGAAGATCCCATGGGGAAAAGACTTTTGATCGGTGATGAAGACCTTGGTGCCGACAATGCTTTGATGATCACCGGGGTGTTCAAAGATTTTCCTGTCAATTCGCATTTGCAATTGAATTATTTGGTGTCTTATAAAACCTTCCAGTACCGGCTCAATGCGCAGGGAGATACTACTAATGCCAGTGAAACGGAGTGGGGGTGGTATGATTTTTACACTTATTTGCAATTGAAGAAAGGTACGGACCTCAAAAAGTTTGAAGCTAAATTTCCGGCTTTCTGTAACACGCATATGAATAATGGGGACTACAGTAAAAAAAATAATATTATTGATGCTTTGTCATTGATACCATTGAAAGACATTCACCTTTATTCTAACTATAACCAGGAGGCGGAAGTGAATGGCAATGGACAGGCTGTCTCTTTTTTATTCCTCATCGCTTTGTTTATCCTCGGCATAGCCTGGGTCAACTATATCAATCTGTCTACTGCCCGTTCCGTAGAAAGGGCAAAAGAGGTAGGTGTTCGTAAGGTGATGGGAGCTCAACGATCCTCATTAATTCAACAGTTTTTGACCGAGAGCCTGCTTTTGAATCTATTGAGTTTTATTATTTCATTGATTGTGTTTTCTTTAATACTACATCCATTCGATGTGTTTACGGGCAAGTCGTATCTATCCTATACTTTGATGAGTGCACAATATTGGATTTTATTCAGCATGATGTTTATTGTTGGGACTTTACTCTCAGGAATGTATCCGGCTATTGTATTGTCTGGATTTCAACCGGTCACTGTGTTAAAAGGTATGTTTAAAAATTCAAGCTCCGGTGTCTTGCTACGCAAATCTTTGATTATCACTCAATTTGTCACTTCCGTCGTATTGATAGCAGGGACGATCATTGTTTTTAATCAATTGAAGTACATGAGGTCGCATGACCTTGGAGCCAATATCGATCGGACGGTAGTATTAAGTGGAGTGCAAACAGTCACTGACTCTATGTATAATGATTTGTTTTCGCCGTTTAAGTCAGCAGTGTTATCCGGTGCTCAGGTAGCCAGTGTATCTGCTTCCACCAGTGTGATGGGTAAAGAAATCTACTGGACCAATGGTGTGCAAAGAGTTGATGTCCCAGAAGCCAGCGCACACACCATGTATAATATGGGAGTAGACTATGATTTCATTCCTTCCTACCAAATAAAAATGATTGCCGGACGCAATTATGCTAAAGAATTCTCTACAGACAATCGGGGAGTCATCCTTACTGAGAATGGAGCACGTGAACTTGGGTTTACAGACATGAATGATGCGATCAATAAAAAACTTAAAAGAGGTAGAGATACGCTTACCATCCTGGGGATCGCTGCGAGTTATCACCACCAGGGATTGCAAAAATCCTTGGATCCCATGATTATCCTATTAAGACCAAATGCCAGAAATTATTATTCAGTCAAATTAAAATCAGGCAATACTGCTCAGGCATTGGCCCAAATTGAATCTGAGTGGAATAAATTTTTCCCAAAAGATCCATTTAATTACTTTTTCCTTGATGAGGCTTACAATGAGCAATATAAAGGGGAGACTTTATTTGGAAAAGTCTTTGCCATTTTTGCAATCCTCGGGATATTAATCGCTTGTTTTGGTCTATTGGGCTTGTCTGCTTACAATGTGATACAACGAACCAAAGAGATTGGTATCCGAAAAGTCATCGGAGCATCAGAGGTGAATATATTGAAGTTATTGACAAAAGATTTTATCCTGCTGGTCTTGATAGCGCTTGTGATAGCGATTCCACTTTGTTACTGGATTATGAAAAACTGGCTAGCAGGTTTTGCTTTCCGCACTACATTGGACTGGAAGGTATTTTTGATATCAGGCGGTATCGCTTTATTAATAGCCTTCATCACGATCAGTGTGCAGGCTTTCAAAGCGATTACTTCTAAGCCGGTGACTTCGCTGCGGATGGAGTGA
- a CDS encoding RraA family protein, producing MMKISVLFLALIPLFGLTQSVSPTPEYIKSITPLWTGVRTPDGRPRLDDKLLERLKGVSIEEAWGYLRNKGFQNQFEGDWFILRPEQPMVGRVVTAQYAPLRPDLEKVLKDQGTAEGRVGAMNSWPIDVLKTGDIYLADSYGKIVDGTLIGDNLGNAIYAKSKNGVVFNGSVRDIAGLEEIEGFNAFIKGHDPSYIQQMMLTGLNVPIRVGRAFVLPGDLLLAKKSGVVFIPPHLAEDLIINSEFTQLRDHFGHQRLIEGKYTPGEIDTRWTEVIKKDFLGWLSSQKLPMTRAELDAYMKDRNW from the coding sequence ATGATGAAAATTTCAGTGTTATTCTTAGCGCTTATTCCCTTATTTGGCTTGACTCAATCGGTCTCCCCGACACCGGAATATATCAAATCTATCACGCCATTGTGGACCGGAGTTCGTACACCTGATGGCAGACCCCGGTTGGATGACAAATTGCTGGAACGACTTAAAGGCGTCTCTATCGAAGAGGCCTGGGGATACCTGCGCAACAAAGGATTTCAAAATCAATTTGAAGGAGATTGGTTTATATTGCGTCCGGAGCAGCCTATGGTCGGAAGAGTAGTTACTGCTCAGTATGCTCCTTTGCGTCCCGACCTCGAGAAGGTGTTAAAAGATCAGGGAACTGCAGAAGGCCGGGTAGGGGCCATGAACAGTTGGCCGATCGATGTACTTAAGACAGGAGATATATATTTGGCCGACAGCTATGGTAAAATAGTGGATGGCACCCTTATCGGGGATAACCTGGGCAATGCCATCTATGCCAAATCAAAAAATGGGGTGGTTTTCAACGGGTCAGTCAGGGATATAGCCGGTCTCGAAGAGATCGAAGGATTTAATGCCTTCATCAAAGGCCATGATCCGAGCTATATCCAGCAGATGATGCTTACCGGGCTCAATGTGCCTATTCGTGTCGGAAGAGCATTTGTATTGCCGGGAGATCTTCTCCTGGCCAAAAAAAGCGGGGTCGTGTTTATTCCTCCTCACCTTGCGGAGGACCTCATTATCAATTCCGAGTTTACTCAATTAAGAGATCACTTTGGTCATCAAAGACTCATCGAAGGCAAGTATACTCCCGGGGAAATAGACACCCGTTGGACGGAGGTGATTAAAAAAGATTTCCTGGGCTGGCTCAGTAGTCAAAAGCTTCCTATGACCAGAGCGGAACTTGATGCTTATATGAAAGATAGAAATTGGTAA
- a CDS encoding mandelate racemase/muconate lactonizing enzyme family protein, protein MLTPSQKFLAKFGLSDPDPDAIQPDESSRADRSGRSTKEPKDRRNFLKKSIGGLALGSMMFSASSEETLEHSTSKVNRFSAPSDLKITDMKYAVGLNGNGRCPIIKLETNQGIVGLGEVRDGADWRYALFLKSRIKGMNPCSVEQVFKRIKQFGGHSRQGGGVCGVEMALWDLAGKAYNVPAYQLLGGKYRDKVRLYADTPQERDPKVFAEKMRVRMKEKGFTFLKMDFGIEMVKDIEGAVTNGNFWDVGRQWSNEPMSYGATLHPLTQVQITDKGLDEICKYIQAVRDVVGYEIPLASDHYGHFDSNNAIRLGRAVEKYRLAWLEDMIPWQLTSQLKEIKTAIETPLCTGEDIYLKEGFIHLIDQQAIDIVHPDLATSGGLLETKRIGDYAEERGVAMAMHFAGLPVSFMANVHCAAATQNVMGLENHSIDVPYWPNLVKTLDGKPLYENGYANVPNTPGLGIELNEEELRKHIAPESPGFFAPTPEWDNIRSWDRLWS, encoded by the coding sequence ATGTTAACTCCATCTCAAAAATTTCTGGCAAAATTTGGACTGAGTGATCCGGATCCTGATGCCATACAGCCGGATGAATCCTCCCGGGCTGACAGGTCAGGAAGATCAACAAAAGAGCCCAAAGATCGCCGCAACTTCCTTAAAAAATCTATCGGTGGTCTCGCTCTGGGAAGTATGATGTTTTCTGCTTCTTCCGAAGAGACACTTGAGCACTCCACTTCTAAAGTCAATCGATTTTCAGCTCCCTCTGATTTGAAAATCACTGATATGAAGTACGCTGTAGGCCTTAATGGCAATGGCCGATGCCCTATCATCAAATTGGAAACCAATCAAGGAATCGTAGGCCTGGGTGAAGTCCGCGACGGCGCAGACTGGCGCTATGCTTTATTTCTTAAAAGCAGAATCAAAGGCATGAACCCTTGTAGTGTAGAGCAAGTATTTAAACGCATCAAACAGTTTGGAGGGCACTCCCGTCAGGGCGGAGGCGTCTGTGGGGTGGAGATGGCTTTATGGGACCTGGCCGGTAAGGCATATAACGTACCGGCATACCAACTTTTAGGGGGCAAGTATCGTGACAAAGTAAGGTTGTATGCGGATACTCCTCAGGAAAGAGATCCTAAAGTTTTTGCAGAAAAAATGCGGGTGCGAATGAAAGAAAAGGGATTTACTTTCCTCAAAATGGATTTTGGGATTGAAATGGTAAAAGACATAGAAGGCGCCGTGACTAATGGCAATTTTTGGGATGTAGGCCGTCAATGGTCAAATGAACCCATGAGTTATGGAGCTACTTTGCATCCGCTCACGCAAGTACAGATCACAGATAAAGGCCTTGATGAAATATGCAAGTACATTCAGGCAGTAAGAGATGTCGTTGGGTATGAGATCCCGCTAGCTTCAGATCATTACGGGCATTTTGATTCTAATAATGCCATTCGATTAGGTCGTGCAGTAGAAAAATATCGCTTAGCCTGGTTAGAAGATATGATACCCTGGCAATTGACTTCACAGCTCAAAGAAATCAAAACTGCTATCGAAACGCCCCTTTGTACTGGTGAGGATATCTATCTCAAAGAAGGATTTATCCACCTGATAGACCAGCAAGCTATAGACATCGTACACCCTGATCTGGCCACTTCCGGTGGATTGTTAGAAACCAAACGCATAGGAGATTATGCGGAAGAACGCGGAGTGGCGATGGCCATGCATTTTGCCGGGCTTCCTGTGTCCTTCATGGCTAATGTACATTGTGCCGCTGCTACGCAGAATGTCATGGGCCTTGAAAATCACTCTATCGATGTGCCTTACTGGCCTAACCTGGTGAAAACTTTAGATGGCAAACCACTCTATGAGAATGGATATGCTAATGTACCAAATACTCCTGGTCTGGGTATAGAACTCAATGAAGAGGAGTTGAGAAAACATATTGCTCCGGAAAGTCCTGGATTTTTCGCGCCTACTCCGGAGTGGGATAATATCAGGAGCTGGGATAGGTTGTGGAGTTGA
- a CDS encoding T9SS type A sorting domain-containing protein produces MKKSAQRKLLAIVLQDRIFVILFLLFCLTSTHHVIASCPTPNVALLRVTNLTKNKVKLSIISSGYTEYHWRYKKSNATSFTNVTTTEPEVTIDVRPTTRYEFQLQLKCPDGTTSPFSISKLFTSDCETVSGPIEYLHLNDIDWSINLNSSGYYGAYESYHGKFVDRHALGIFPLNRDWGSNSPDFTWPIGGGDVIENVQFRMECPDGTFSPWSSDYTLRSDCRAPRLNEIGADPGGPNTLRLHCDKYASAYQFRLREQGTSAWRNIPQSTLPFVFVDNINPNKNYEVECRLLCSNQYTDYSPTLTYLGISACTDPIRGDYWVSHITSTSAKVEDRGYDPDVVRRWEFRWKLGSAWITQRSDQPFLVIRDLYPDTDIEWGFRRTCNNSETSNWSPEMVYFRTESICLGPINSLHVLNVDYNTARFNTSEDVYAMYQYRYRIQGRSKWTTTEESNQHLHRIEGLQEGESYEWQGRGKCESKWSEWVDGPVFTTVSCNPPDENSIGAENITSRAAELQYREYIPNKIQWRYKKDNSNNWIELNPIREAIQYLEGLDDGSIYKYGSRLSCVDADGNERWSAWSPTFVFETYCQGSILRINQITSTSMKVTAVKGYTEYQFSYQLQGNINWTTLATTPNNTIDLVDLLPGTTYDIIVRITCNGSQGPWSAPSSETTLVASFNATAPPHPTYLTAMPIDEQMVHLECQLGDVPAYQYRVRRVGTTSWDELSETPNSIDTVNVSWDESCDDDSVECNLYEFQCRLYLPDSLRSGFSRSIKWSAWSVSVYFNPMKPHLSSCSTPSLSEIIALSVDDASAVLYCDIPNALKYEFRYRIKNTQPWTFTPITDKPGVGLKGLYADTSYEFQCRIACQAAVSPWSRSKNFRTRSSTDCSPPLFNNLFVREIKTKDARLNCAINGVLGFDWRYREPDSLTWLPLPASRENFYYVDQLKPATKYVFQSRVGCLDSTLSPWSLSIPFQTLQDCPSVTAQSLLLTRVDANSVRCAYINPAQARYIIRLRTVGAEDWTTLGPTRDSSILISTLENKPYEFQVMNLCSQTSSSWSSSILFDLNTVTASKSMAHPELWALYPNPMTDHLYVDLTAYPGQVSFRILNALGHSMYQSKVAGGRLINLSVKLAPGIYYCNLETTGSRSSIKKLIVL; encoded by the coding sequence ATGAAAAAGTCAGCCCAGAGAAAACTTTTAGCTATCGTCCTCCAAGATCGAATCTTCGTGATTTTGTTCTTACTATTTTGCTTAACATCAACTCATCATGTAATCGCTTCTTGTCCCACACCCAATGTAGCTTTATTGAGGGTGACTAACCTCACCAAAAACAAAGTAAAACTCAGCATTATATCTTCCGGATATACCGAATATCATTGGCGATATAAAAAATCCAATGCCACCAGTTTTACTAATGTCACCACCACGGAACCCGAAGTGACTATCGATGTGAGGCCTACTACCCGTTATGAATTTCAACTTCAATTAAAATGTCCGGATGGTACCACCAGTCCATTTTCAATATCCAAGCTTTTTACTTCCGATTGTGAGACTGTCAGCGGACCTATTGAATACTTACATCTAAATGATATAGACTGGTCGATCAATTTAAATTCCTCCGGTTATTATGGTGCATACGAAAGTTATCATGGCAAATTTGTGGACAGGCATGCATTGGGTATATTTCCGCTCAACAGAGACTGGGGGTCCAATTCCCCTGACTTTACCTGGCCAATCGGAGGCGGAGATGTTATAGAAAATGTTCAATTCAGAATGGAATGTCCGGATGGAACCTTTTCTCCATGGTCCTCAGATTATACCTTGAGGTCTGATTGTAGAGCACCCAGACTTAATGAAATAGGAGCCGATCCGGGTGGACCCAATACCCTTAGATTACACTGTGATAAATATGCTTCAGCCTACCAATTCCGACTACGAGAACAGGGCACTTCAGCCTGGCGCAATATCCCCCAATCCACGCTGCCATTTGTATTTGTAGATAATATCAATCCAAATAAAAATTACGAAGTAGAGTGCAGATTGCTTTGTAGTAATCAATACACTGATTATTCACCTACCCTGACCTATTTAGGCATTTCTGCCTGCACGGATCCTATCAGGGGAGATTATTGGGTATCCCATATCACCTCGACCTCAGCCAAAGTGGAAGATCGTGGATATGATCCTGATGTGGTGCGCAGGTGGGAATTCAGGTGGAAGCTTGGATCAGCCTGGATCACACAACGCTCGGACCAACCTTTTTTAGTAATACGAGATTTATATCCAGATACTGACATTGAATGGGGCTTTCGCCGAACATGCAATAATAGCGAGACGAGCAATTGGTCGCCTGAAATGGTCTATTTTCGGACTGAATCTATATGTCTGGGCCCGATCAATTCACTCCACGTGCTCAATGTAGATTATAATACAGCCAGATTCAATACATCCGAAGATGTCTACGCAATGTATCAATACAGATACCGCATACAAGGTCGTAGCAAATGGACGACAACAGAAGAGTCTAACCAACATCTGCATCGCATAGAAGGTTTGCAGGAAGGTGAAAGTTACGAATGGCAGGGAAGAGGAAAATGTGAATCCAAATGGAGTGAATGGGTAGATGGTCCGGTATTCACTACTGTTTCCTGCAATCCACCTGATGAAAATAGTATTGGCGCTGAGAATATTACTTCCCGAGCCGCCGAATTACAATATCGCGAGTACATTCCAAATAAAATTCAATGGCGATATAAAAAAGATAATAGCAATAATTGGATTGAGCTAAACCCTATCAGGGAGGCCATTCAATACCTGGAAGGGCTGGATGACGGTAGCATATACAAATATGGTAGCAGGCTTTCCTGCGTGGACGCTGATGGAAATGAACGATGGAGTGCATGGTCACCTACATTTGTATTTGAAACCTATTGTCAGGGCAGTATCCTACGTATCAATCAAATTACTTCCACCAGTATGAAAGTCACCGCTGTAAAAGGCTATACAGAATATCAATTCAGCTACCAGTTACAGGGAAACATTAACTGGACTACCCTGGCTACAACACCAAATAATACTATCGATCTGGTAGACCTGCTTCCAGGCACTACCTATGATATAATAGTTAGAATCACCTGCAATGGATCCCAGGGCCCCTGGTCTGCACCCAGTTCTGAGACGACCCTGGTAGCAAGTTTTAATGCGACCGCCCCTCCACACCCAACCTATCTGACTGCCATGCCTATTGATGAACAAATGGTGCACCTTGAATGTCAGTTAGGCGATGTGCCGGCTTATCAATACAGGGTGCGCAGAGTCGGTACTACCTCATGGGATGAATTGAGTGAAACTCCCAATAGCATCGATACGGTAAATGTCAGCTGGGATGAATCCTGTGATGATGACAGTGTAGAATGTAATCTCTATGAGTTCCAATGCAGACTGTACTTACCGGATAGTCTTCGTTCAGGATTCAGCCGAAGTATCAAGTGGTCAGCCTGGTCTGTCTCCGTGTATTTCAATCCAATGAAACCACATTTGTCCTCTTGTTCCACGCCGTCACTGAGTGAAATAATTGCATTGTCAGTCGATGATGCATCTGCCGTCTTATACTGCGACATCCCAAATGCGCTTAAATATGAGTTTAGGTATCGTATCAAAAACACACAACCATGGACTTTTACTCCAATCACTGATAAGCCAGGAGTCGGCTTAAAAGGGCTTTATGCAGACACCAGCTATGAATTTCAGTGCAGGATTGCCTGCCAGGCTGCCGTAAGTCCATGGTCCAGGTCTAAAAATTTTAGGACTCGATCTTCTACCGATTGTAGTCCACCTTTATTTAATAATCTATTTGTACGCGAAATCAAAACAAAAGATGCCCGATTAAACTGTGCTATCAATGGCGTGTTAGGATTTGACTGGAGATATCGTGAGCCTGATAGCCTTACCTGGCTGCCGTTGCCTGCAAGCAGGGAAAATTTTTATTATGTTGATCAGTTAAAGCCTGCGACCAAATATGTATTTCAATCCAGGGTCGGCTGCCTGGATTCTACCCTCAGCCCCTGGTCGTTATCCATTCCATTTCAGACATTGCAGGACTGCCCTTCAGTCACCGCACAATCTTTACTACTAACCAGGGTTGATGCTAATTCGGTACGATGCGCTTATATTAATCCAGCCCAGGCAAGATACATCATCAGACTAAGGACGGTGGGAGCGGAAGATTGGACTACACTTGGTCCTACCCGCGATTCATCCATCCTAATCAGTACATTGGAAAACAAACCCTATGAGTTCCAGGTGATGAATCTTTGCAGTCAGACTAGCAGCAGCTGGTCATCGTCTATCCTATTTGATCTCAATACAGTTACCGCCTCAAAGTCAATGGCTCACCCGGAACTATGGGCTCTATATCCCAATCCGATGACCGATCATTTATACGTTGATTTGACTGCATACCCGGGACAGGTATCCTTCCGCATCTTGAATGCACTCGGCCATTCGATGTATCAATCAAAGGTCGCAGGTGGGCGATTAATAAATCTTTCAGTGAAGCTTGCACCCGGCATTTATTATTGTAACCTGGAAACAACAGGCAGCAGAAGCTCTATTAAAAAATTGATTGTGTTGTAA
- a CDS encoding AAA family ATPase: MLLTPEQRSIIQSTGNIKINAVAGSGKTTTVIEYAKARPKQSKILYLAFNKSVRIEASKRFADQGIEHVKVETAHSLAYKHIVPQKGYRVKAQGYKTNELVDLLGLQASGEKHAAYIVANHISKFMSYFCNSDKLKVSELNYLDVVSDPKAKIFVTNYYAYIEKQTRMLLGKMDKGELEITHDFYLKKFQLSNPVLNFDYILFDEGQDASAAMLHVFFRQSATKVIVGDTHQQIYGWRYAINSLEKADFKDYYLSTSFRFSQDIADLSMKVLDRKLALGPIKPVPIVGKGKSKTTRTHAALARTNLGLLIHAIQYITENPKIKKIYFEGNINSYTYAEEGASLYDVLNLYNYNHDRIRDPLIRSMKDLTELEDYVDKTGEAQLGMMVEIVKEYENEIYDILRELKEKHVDNDQRDQAEMIFSTVHRCKGLEYDTVHLVNDFLTDDKLTSLITKQKDAAEKENSDEAVIDLARLSEEINLLYVAITRTKTRLYIPEDLKPDDFQDSNHIHWTKGAKKAYKEEKSADNYNTKKAKYKKKSPFDFIPYLEDQPKPAAASAGAIWTTEEDDELTMMFEEGLSLQEMASHFGRTKGAIRARQRRLGLE, from the coding sequence ATGTTACTCACACCCGAACAACGCTCTATAATCCAGTCCACCGGCAATATCAAGATCAATGCCGTGGCGGGCTCCGGCAAAACCACTACGGTGATTGAATATGCCAAAGCCAGGCCAAAACAAAGTAAGATCCTCTACCTCGCATTTAACAAATCTGTCCGTATCGAGGCGAGTAAAAGATTTGCTGACCAGGGTATAGAGCATGTTAAAGTGGAGACTGCACATTCTTTGGCCTACAAACACATCGTACCACAAAAAGGTTATCGGGTGAAAGCTCAGGGATATAAAACCAACGAATTGGTAGACTTGTTAGGGCTGCAAGCATCCGGAGAAAAACATGCAGCGTATATCGTAGCCAATCATATCTCTAAATTCATGTCCTATTTCTGCAATAGCGACAAACTGAAAGTGAGCGAACTGAATTATCTTGATGTGGTCTCTGATCCAAAAGCAAAAATATTCGTAACCAATTATTATGCCTATATCGAGAAACAGACCCGCATGCTTTTGGGCAAGATGGACAAAGGCGAACTCGAGATCACCCATGATTTTTATTTGAAAAAATTCCAGTTGTCCAATCCAGTTTTAAATTTTGACTATATCCTTTTTGACGAAGGCCAGGACGCTTCAGCTGCTATGCTGCATGTATTCTTTAGACAGTCCGCGACCAAGGTCATCGTCGGCGACACGCACCAACAGATCTATGGTTGGCGGTATGCGATCAATTCCCTGGAGAAGGCTGATTTTAAAGATTATTATTTGTCAACCAGTTTTAGATTTAGTCAGGACATCGCTGATCTTTCGATGAAGGTATTGGATCGTAAGCTTGCGCTTGGACCCATCAAGCCGGTGCCTATCGTCGGAAAAGGTAAAAGCAAAACGACCAGGACCCATGCTGCCCTGGCGCGTACCAACCTAGGCCTGCTGATCCACGCGATCCAATATATCACTGAAAATCCCAAAATCAAAAAGATTTATTTCGAAGGCAATATCAATTCATATACCTACGCAGAGGAAGGAGCTTCGCTCTATGATGTACTTAATCTCTACAATTACAATCATGATCGTATCAGGGATCCTCTTATCCGCTCAATGAAGGATCTTACTGAATTAGAAGACTATGTAGACAAAACCGGCGAAGCACAACTCGGCATGATGGTAGAGATCGTCAAAGAATATGAAAATGAGATCTATGATATCTTGCGAGAACTCAAAGAAAAACATGTCGACAATGATCAGCGTGACCAGGCTGAGATGATTTTCTCTACGGTCCATCGGTGCAAAGGATTAGAATATGATACGGTTCACCTGGTCAATGATTTTCTTACTGATGACAAATTGACTAGCCTTATTACCAAACAAAAGGATGCTGCAGAAAAGGAAAATTCAGATGAAGCAGTTATTGACCTGGCCAGGCTCAGTGAAGAAATCAATTTGCTTTATGTCGCCATCACAAGGACGAAAACCAGGTTGTATATACCGGAGGATCTCAAGCCCGATGATTTTCAGGATTCTAATCATATCCATTGGACCAAGGGTGCGAAGAAAGCTTATAAAGAAGAAAAATCTGCGGACAACTACAATACTAAAAAAGCAAAATATAAAAAGAAATCACCGTTTGATTTTATTCCCTACCTGGAAGATCAACCCAAACCCGCAGCTGCCTCAGCAGGTGCTATATGGACAACGGAAGAAGATGATGAATTGACCATGATGTTTGAAGAGGGTTTGAGTTTGCAGGAAATGGCCAGTCATTTTGGTAGGACTAAAGGCGCTATCCGTGCCAGGCAACGGAGGTTGGGATTGGAATAG